A window of the Gemmatirosa kalamazoonensis genome harbors these coding sequences:
- a CDS encoding GxxExxY protein, whose amino-acid sequence MVSSCPAIMEHEAQTRVIIGCAMTVHRALGPGFLESVYKNALTYELRLAGMSVEREKPLEVRYRGVMIGAFNADILVDERLLVEAKAVRALAPSHEVQTVNYLTAAGLDTGLLLNFGAPRLEFRRKWREYRKRASTG is encoded by the coding sequence ATGGTCTCCTCCTGTCCTGCGATCATGGAGCACGAGGCGCAGACGCGTGTGATCATCGGTTGCGCGATGACCGTCCACCGGGCACTGGGGCCCGGTTTTCTCGAGTCGGTATACAAGAACGCGCTCACGTACGAGCTGCGTCTCGCCGGCATGAGCGTGGAGCGTGAGAAGCCGCTCGAGGTACGCTACCGCGGCGTCATGATCGGCGCCTTCAACGCCGACATCCTCGTCGACGAGCGTCTGCTGGTCGAGGCCAAAGCCGTGCGCGCGCTCGCCCCGTCGCACGAGGTCCAGACCGTCAATTACCTCACCGCGGCCGGCCTCGACACCGGGCTTCTGCTCAACTTCGGTGCGCCGCGGCTCGAGTTCCGGCGGAAATGGCGCGAGTACCGGAAGCGCGCGTCGACAGGATGA
- a CDS encoding PKD domain-containing protein has protein sequence MRLRRSLLLVLAAAVACTDTTLGPASGGGSAVEMPVELLPAVADPTPPAPEAAARTLVMLDEEGTEPVLAVARALLADHAPDAGARADSIEPLLASRGFVAPLTPTEAAAVAGDARVAYSEPPRTVTLDDVAAWTAPVGRGVFGQHTALLGLSAPPWALDRITQRALPLDGAATFTGDGDGVTIYVVDTGVRASHAEYAGRVTYGPDYIDGGTTSGDCNGHGTKVASDAAGATMGTARQADIVAVRVLDCAGSGSSVGIVQAIDWVIDQVRRHPGPAVINMSLGITGVCVPVNQAVAQATQAGIAVVVAAGNSDANACGFSPAGEPTAITVGATDVSDNRASFSNWGSCVDLWAPGANVDGADASGDHAYAPWSGTSAASPYAAGVATLYLAQFPAATPAQVSAALGAGATSGAIRGANVTNNRLLYLPASGSAPNPGTAGGTPGTFVSPPTARASITCARRSCTFDGRASTDAERIAKWAWTYGETGTGSTATTTHKYQVDGTYIARLTVTNARGLTASRQDTVRVTDGAPTARATVTCTGWTCRFDASRSTDDGKVTRYAWTYGDGSASAGTATSHAYRTAGTYAATLTVTDDVGQSSQVQISAATTPRPPTATARVTCTGRTCTFDASASRDDIGIASYTWDFLDGSLQTGGRVTRSYSTAGTKQFRLTVLNTSNIATTVTGKFTLR, from the coding sequence ATGCGCCTGCGTCGTTCTCTGCTCCTCGTCCTCGCCGCGGCCGTGGCGTGCACCGACACGACGCTTGGCCCGGCCTCGGGCGGCGGCAGCGCCGTCGAGATGCCCGTCGAGCTCCTTCCCGCGGTCGCTGACCCGACGCCGCCGGCGCCGGAGGCCGCCGCTCGCACGCTCGTCATGCTCGACGAGGAGGGCACCGAGCCGGTGCTCGCGGTCGCGCGCGCGCTGCTCGCCGACCATGCCCCCGACGCCGGCGCGCGGGCCGACTCGATCGAGCCGCTGCTCGCGTCGCGTGGCTTCGTCGCACCGCTCACGCCGACGGAGGCCGCGGCGGTGGCGGGCGACGCGCGCGTGGCGTACTCGGAGCCGCCGCGCACGGTGACGCTGGACGACGTCGCGGCGTGGACCGCGCCGGTGGGACGAGGCGTGTTCGGTCAGCACACCGCGCTGCTCGGCCTCTCCGCGCCCCCGTGGGCGCTCGACCGCATCACGCAGCGCGCGCTGCCGCTCGACGGCGCGGCGACGTTCACCGGCGACGGCGACGGCGTCACGATCTACGTCGTCGACACCGGCGTCCGCGCGTCGCACGCCGAGTACGCGGGACGCGTGACGTACGGGCCGGACTACATCGACGGCGGCACGACGAGCGGCGACTGCAACGGGCACGGCACCAAGGTCGCCTCCGACGCCGCCGGCGCGACGATGGGCACCGCGCGCCAGGCCGACATCGTCGCCGTGCGCGTGCTGGACTGCGCGGGGAGCGGATCGTCGGTCGGCATCGTGCAGGCGATCGACTGGGTGATCGATCAGGTGCGCCGGCACCCGGGTCCGGCGGTGATCAACATGTCGTTAGGCATCACCGGCGTGTGCGTGCCGGTGAACCAGGCGGTCGCGCAGGCGACGCAGGCGGGCATCGCCGTCGTCGTCGCGGCGGGCAACAGCGACGCGAACGCGTGCGGCTTCAGCCCCGCCGGCGAGCCGACCGCGATCACCGTCGGCGCGACCGACGTGTCCGACAATCGCGCGAGCTTCTCGAACTGGGGCAGCTGCGTGGATCTGTGGGCGCCGGGCGCGAACGTCGACGGCGCCGACGCGTCGGGCGACCACGCCTACGCGCCGTGGAGCGGGACGTCGGCCGCCTCGCCGTACGCCGCCGGCGTGGCCACGCTGTACCTCGCGCAGTTCCCCGCGGCGACGCCGGCGCAGGTGAGCGCGGCACTCGGCGCGGGCGCGACGTCCGGCGCGATCCGCGGCGCGAACGTGACGAACAACCGGCTGCTCTATCTCCCCGCCAGCGGGAGCGCGCCGAACCCCGGCACGGCGGGCGGCACCCCGGGCACGTTCGTCTCGCCGCCGACGGCGCGCGCGTCGATCACCTGCGCGCGGCGCTCGTGCACGTTCGACGGCCGCGCATCGACCGACGCGGAGCGCATCGCGAAATGGGCGTGGACGTACGGCGAGACGGGGACGGGCTCGACGGCGACGACGACGCACAAGTACCAGGTGGACGGCACCTACATCGCGCGCCTGACGGTGACGAACGCGCGCGGCCTCACCGCCTCGCGCCAGGACACCGTACGCGTGACCGACGGTGCGCCGACCGCGCGCGCGACGGTGACGTGCACCGGCTGGACGTGCCGGTTCGATGCGTCGCGCAGCACCGACGACGGGAAGGTGACGCGCTACGCGTGGACCTACGGCGACGGCAGCGCCAGCGCGGGCACTGCGACGTCGCACGCCTACCGCACCGCCGGCACGTACGCCGCCACGCTCACCGTCACCGACGACGTGGGACAGTCGTCGCAGGTGCAGATCTCCGCCGCCACGACGCCGCGCCCGCCGACGGCGACGGCGCGCGTCACGTGCACCGGCCGCACCTGCACGTTCGACGCGTCCGCGTCGCGCGACGACATCGGGATCGCGTCGTATACGTGGGACTTCCTCGACGGGTCGCTGCAGACCGGCGGACGCGTGACGCGGAGCTACTCGACCGCGGGGACGAAGCAGTTCCGGCTCACGGTGCTCAACACGTCGAACATCGCGACGACGGTGACGGGGAAGTTCACGCTGCGGTGA
- a CDS encoding methylated-DNA--[protein]-cysteine S-methyltransferase, producing the protein MSDVAAPSGATRALAVDSPVGRLLLTADDAGLVGVWFEENRHGAPPSDLAAPALGHDAASRTLDAARVQLAEYFAGARTTFELPLAPRGTPFQRRVWMALRDIPYGRTISYLDLARRVGDVRATRAVGAANGRNPLPIVVPCHRVIGTDGSLTGFGGGIARKQWLLAHEGALLL; encoded by the coding sequence ATGTCCGACGTCGCGGCGCCATCCGGCGCGACGCGCGCGCTCGCCGTCGACAGCCCGGTCGGGCGGCTGCTCCTCACCGCCGACGACGCGGGGCTCGTCGGCGTGTGGTTCGAGGAGAACCGCCACGGCGCGCCGCCATCGGATCTCGCCGCGCCCGCGCTCGGGCACGACGCCGCGTCGCGCACGCTCGACGCCGCGCGCGTGCAGCTCGCCGAGTACTTCGCCGGCGCACGCACGACGTTCGAACTCCCGCTCGCGCCGCGTGGCACGCCGTTCCAGCGCCGCGTGTGGATGGCGCTCCGCGACATCCCGTACGGGCGGACGATCAGCTACCTCGACCTCGCGCGCCGCGTCGGCGACGTGCGGGCGACGCGCGCCGTGGGCGCGGCGAACGGCCGCAACCCGCTGCCGATCGTCGTACCGTGCCACCGCGTGATCGGCACCGACGGGTCGCTCACCGGCTTCGGCGGCGGCATCGCGCGCAAGCAGTGGCTGCTCGCGCACGAAGGGGCGCTGTTGCTCTGA
- a CDS encoding glycosyltransferase family 4 protein: MRIALVSDMYLPRRGGIELHLADLAARLRGAGHAVDVLTPTPGPMDLGVRRLALPLLPGTGVTIDPRLVGALGRALDAGRYDVAHCHASVFSPAAWAAMWAARRRGVPAVLTFHSVLRTSAHYLGAAYRALGAARWPLAVTGVSEIVAGQARRVAPGAPVGVLPNAVDLAWWRAGTVADGRAGALRLACAMRLTRKKRPAALLRAVAAVSRALPDVRLRLTLAGEGSARPALERLVARLGLGDVVRLPGWLSRPALRELYHASDAFVLPTVDESFGIAALEARAAGLPVLARRGTGVGDFVRDGAHGYLVASDDETVDRLIALGRDPLRLAALAARSRAEPVAAYDWSAVVARHEAVYASVSDRGAAKRVAPRRAAAR; the protein is encoded by the coding sequence GTGCGCATCGCGCTCGTCTCCGACATGTACCTGCCGCGCCGCGGCGGGATCGAGCTGCACCTCGCCGACCTCGCCGCGCGCCTGCGCGGCGCGGGCCACGCGGTGGACGTCCTCACGCCGACGCCGGGGCCCATGGATCTGGGCGTGCGGCGGCTCGCGCTGCCGCTGCTGCCCGGGACCGGCGTGACGATCGACCCGCGGCTGGTCGGCGCGCTCGGGCGCGCGCTCGACGCGGGGCGCTACGACGTGGCGCACTGCCACGCGAGCGTGTTCTCGCCCGCGGCGTGGGCGGCGATGTGGGCGGCGCGGCGCCGCGGCGTGCCCGCGGTGCTCACGTTCCACTCGGTGCTGCGCACGTCGGCCCACTACCTCGGCGCCGCGTACCGAGCGTTAGGCGCCGCCCGCTGGCCGCTCGCCGTCACCGGCGTGAGCGAGATCGTCGCCGGCCAGGCGCGTCGCGTCGCGCCGGGCGCGCCGGTGGGCGTGCTGCCCAACGCGGTCGACCTCGCGTGGTGGCGCGCCGGTACGGTGGCCGACGGGCGCGCGGGTGCGCTGCGCCTCGCGTGCGCCATGCGCCTGACGCGCAAGAAGCGGCCGGCCGCGCTGCTCCGCGCCGTCGCGGCGGTCAGCCGCGCACTCCCCGACGTGCGGCTCCGCCTCACGCTCGCCGGCGAGGGCTCGGCGCGCCCGGCGCTCGAGCGCCTCGTCGCGCGGCTCGGGCTCGGCGACGTCGTGCGGCTGCCGGGGTGGCTCTCGCGTCCCGCGCTGCGCGAGCTGTACCACGCCTCGGACGCGTTCGTGCTGCCGACGGTGGACGAGTCGTTCGGCATCGCCGCGCTCGAGGCGCGCGCCGCGGGGCTGCCCGTGCTCGCCCGCCGCGGCACGGGCGTCGGCGACTTCGTGCGCGATGGTGCGCACGGCTACCTCGTCGCGTCGGACGACGAGACGGTCGACCGTCTCATCGCGCTGGGCCGCGACCCGCTCCGCCTCGCGGCGCTCGCCGCGCGCTCGCGGGCCGAGCCCGTCGCCGCGTACGACTGGAGCGCCGTCGTCGCGCGGCACGAGGCGGTGTACGCGTCGGTGAGCGATCGCGGGGCAGCGAAGCGCGTCGCGCCGCGACGCGCCGCGGCGCGTTAG
- a CDS encoding aminotransferase class I/II-fold pyridoxal phosphate-dependent enzyme — protein sequence MTLAHKLVDDSYGPPTAAPRKTLFDKAASYTAAREVQAAGVYPYYAPIEESTTSEVRIGGQWKVMLGSNNYLGLTHHPEVLAACERALHKYGSGSTGSRLLNGTLDLHGELEHRLAKLFRKEAALVFTTGFQVSLGVIATLVGRGDHAFLDKLDHACIVDGARLALGEVHRYAHNDIAQLERQLAAAPEEAGKLVVTDGVFSMEGTIADLPGLCEVTRRHGAALLVDDAHALGVLGEDGSGTARHFGLDDQVDMVMATFSKSLASVGGVVAGPEDALHYLRHHARALIFTASMPPASVAGTLAALDIMAKEPERRTRLWANTRRMSEGLRAAGLDAGPGETPIIPVVVGALPRTLKIWRFLFDAGVFVHPVVPPAVPPNECKIRLSMTAEHTFEQIDRVVEAFAEAVKRVPA from the coding sequence ATGACCCTCGCGCACAAGCTCGTCGACGACTCGTACGGGCCCCCGACGGCCGCACCGCGCAAGACGCTGTTCGACAAGGCGGCGTCGTACACCGCCGCGCGCGAGGTGCAGGCGGCCGGCGTCTACCCGTACTACGCCCCGATCGAGGAGTCGACGACCTCCGAGGTGCGCATCGGGGGGCAGTGGAAGGTCATGCTCGGGTCGAACAACTACCTCGGGCTGACGCACCACCCGGAGGTGCTCGCGGCGTGCGAGCGGGCGCTGCACAAGTACGGCTCGGGCTCCACCGGCAGCCGGCTGCTGAACGGCACGCTCGACCTGCACGGAGAGCTCGAGCACCGGCTCGCGAAGCTGTTCCGCAAGGAGGCGGCGCTCGTCTTCACGACCGGCTTCCAGGTGAGCCTCGGCGTCATCGCGACGCTCGTCGGCCGCGGTGACCACGCGTTCCTCGACAAGCTCGATCACGCGTGCATCGTGGACGGCGCGCGGCTCGCGTTAGGCGAGGTGCACCGCTACGCGCACAACGACATCGCGCAGCTCGAGCGGCAGCTCGCCGCGGCGCCGGAGGAGGCGGGGAAGCTCGTCGTCACCGACGGCGTGTTCTCGATGGAGGGCACGATCGCCGACCTGCCGGGGCTCTGCGAGGTGACGCGCCGCCACGGCGCCGCGCTCCTCGTCGACGACGCGCACGCGTTAGGCGTCCTCGGCGAGGACGGCTCGGGCACGGCGCGCCACTTCGGCCTCGACGACCAGGTCGACATGGTGATGGCCACGTTCTCGAAGTCGCTCGCCTCGGTCGGCGGCGTCGTCGCGGGGCCGGAGGACGCGCTGCACTATCTGCGGCACCACGCGCGCGCGCTGATCTTCACCGCGAGCATGCCGCCCGCGTCGGTCGCGGGCACCCTCGCCGCGCTCGACATCATGGCGAAGGAGCCGGAGCGCCGCACGCGGCTGTGGGCGAACACGCGCCGCATGTCGGAGGGGCTCCGCGCGGCGGGGCTCGACGCGGGCCCGGGCGAGACGCCGATCATCCCGGTGGTCGTCGGCGCGCTGCCGCGCACGCTGAAGATCTGGCGCTTCCTGTTCGACGCCGGCGTGTTCGTGCACCCGGTGGTGCCCCCCGCCGTGCCGCCGAACGAGTGCAAGATCCGGCTGTCGATGACCGCCGAGCACACGTTCGAGCAGATCGACCGCGTCGTCGAGGCGTTCGCCGAGGCCGTCAAGCGCGTTCCGGCCTGA
- a CDS encoding phosphatase PAP2 family protein, with amino-acid sequence MTAVPSRGVAAPPPPPPAAAPPSHPARRAHVAPYPPTAWDPSWEPANALVAAYLAVTLVPLVVAVALDRTSATRLGAHATMLLLTGWGARPRHGHSRIAAWLPWIPLLLVPALYNELPHVAAGFGTAMHDARVLGWEHGLFGASPARTFSAAAPWRWLSETLHAGYLSYYALIFGPPLLLFARGRRRAFAVSAFTVMLAFVCCYAVFVCFPVQGPWFEWPVPTTIPDGPVRRAVERLLRAGSSRGTAFPSSHVAVSLAQTLAVLRASRPLGAACAVCTLALALGAVYGSLHYGVDVVAGAGVGTAVGLLGAKLYDRIG; translated from the coding sequence ATGACCGCGGTCCCCTCCCGCGGCGTCGCGGCCCCCCCTCCCCCACCTCCGGCCGCGGCCCCGCCGTCGCACCCCGCCCGCCGCGCGCACGTCGCGCCGTACCCCCCGACCGCGTGGGATCCCAGCTGGGAGCCGGCGAACGCGCTCGTCGCGGCCTACCTCGCGGTCACCCTGGTGCCGCTCGTGGTCGCCGTGGCGCTCGACCGTACCTCGGCGACCCGGCTCGGGGCGCACGCGACGATGCTGCTGCTGACCGGCTGGGGGGCACGGCCGCGGCACGGGCACTCGCGCATCGCGGCATGGCTGCCCTGGATCCCGCTGCTCCTCGTGCCGGCGCTCTACAACGAGCTGCCGCACGTCGCCGCGGGGTTCGGCACGGCGATGCACGACGCGCGGGTCCTCGGCTGGGAGCACGGCCTGTTCGGCGCGAGCCCGGCGCGCACGTTCAGCGCGGCGGCGCCGTGGCGCTGGCTCAGCGAGACGCTGCACGCGGGCTACCTCTCGTACTACGCGCTGATCTTCGGCCCGCCGCTGCTGCTGTTCGCGCGCGGCCGCCGGCGCGCGTTCGCCGTGTCCGCCTTCACCGTCATGCTCGCGTTCGTGTGCTGCTACGCGGTGTTCGTGTGCTTCCCGGTCCAGGGCCCGTGGTTCGAGTGGCCCGTGCCGACGACGATCCCCGACGGCCCGGTGCGGCGCGCGGTGGAGCGGCTGCTGCGCGCCGGCTCGTCGCGCGGCACCGCGTTCCCGTCGTCGCACGTCGCGGTGTCGCTCGCGCAGACGCTCGCCGTGCTCCGTGCCTCGCGCCCGCTCGGCGCGGCGTGCGCGGTATGCACGCTGGCGCTGGCCTTAGGCGCGGTGTACGGGAGCCTGCACTATGGCGTCGACGTCGTGGCGGGGGCGGGCGTGGGGACGGCCGTCGGGCTTCTCGGGGCCAAGCTGTACGATCGGATCGGGTGA
- a CDS encoding alpha/beta hydrolase, which translates to MPSLRARCMSAAVRLLVRTRDWGDERALARRARRLFGTPPAVAWMATPGLRRERVRAAGVRGEWIVPPRAEPGVVLYLHGGGYVACSPATHRPITAALARRTGRRVLAVDYRLAPEHRFPAAVNDVTAAYRWLLDAGTPPHAIALAGDSAGGGLVLALLARCRAAGVPMPACAVCISPWTDLTGSGDSVRANAGRDAMFEPENLDAFARAYLGDASPIDAEASPLFAEPAGLPPLLLQVGSTELLLDDARRVHERVRAAGGVSHLEVYDDVPHGWQMLVGFVPEATAALRSAAAFVCEHLAAART; encoded by the coding sequence GTGCCGTCACTCCGCGCCCGCTGCATGTCGGCCGCCGTGCGCCTCCTCGTCCGCACCCGCGACTGGGGTGACGAGCGCGCGCTCGCGCGCCGCGCCCGGCGGCTGTTCGGCACGCCCCCCGCCGTGGCGTGGATGGCGACGCCCGGCCTGCGCCGCGAGCGGGTGCGCGCCGCGGGCGTCCGCGGCGAGTGGATCGTCCCGCCCCGCGCGGAGCCGGGGGTCGTGCTGTACCTGCACGGCGGCGGCTACGTCGCGTGCTCGCCGGCCACCCACCGGCCGATCACCGCCGCCCTCGCGCGGCGTACCGGCCGGCGCGTGCTCGCCGTCGACTACCGGCTGGCGCCGGAGCACCGCTTCCCGGCGGCGGTGAACGACGTGACGGCGGCCTACCGATGGCTGCTCGACGCGGGCACGCCGCCGCACGCCATCGCGCTCGCCGGGGACTCGGCCGGCGGCGGGCTCGTGCTCGCGCTCCTCGCCCGGTGCCGCGCCGCCGGCGTGCCGATGCCCGCCTGCGCCGTGTGCATCTCGCCGTGGACCGACCTCACGGGCAGCGGCGACTCCGTGCGCGCGAACGCGGGACGCGACGCGATGTTCGAGCCCGAGAACCTCGACGCGTTCGCCCGCGCGTACCTCGGCGACGCGTCGCCGATCGACGCCGAGGCGTCGCCGCTGTTCGCCGAGCCGGCGGGGCTGCCGCCGCTGCTCCTGCAGGTCGGCTCGACGGAGCTCCTGCTCGACGACGCGCGGCGCGTGCACGAGCGGGTGCGCGCCGCGGGCGGCGTTAGTCACCTTGAGGTCTACGACGACGTGCCGCACGGCTGGCAGATGCTCGTCGGCTTCGTGCCCGAGGCCACGGCGGCGCTGCGCAGCGCCGCGGCGTTCGTGTGCGAGCACCTGGCGGCCGCTCGGACATGA
- a CDS encoding FMN-binding negative transcriptional regulator, giving the protein MYVPPAFAEDSSEVLLDFVDAHPFGVLVTAAPSLFATHLPLVLDRTRGPLGTLRGHVARANPHASLGPDTEALVIFAGPHAYVTPEWYASKREHGRVVPTWNYVAVHATGTLRLVDDLDAVRRHVAELTARHEASRAHPWSIDDTPPGYVEKQARDIVGMELEIARLEGKWKMSQNRPAADIAGVIDGLRAEGEARVAAIVEARRPPSKR; this is encoded by the coding sequence ATGTACGTCCCGCCCGCGTTCGCCGAGGACAGTTCCGAGGTGCTGCTCGACTTCGTCGACGCGCACCCGTTCGGTGTGCTCGTGACCGCGGCGCCGTCGCTGTTCGCGACGCACCTGCCGCTCGTCCTCGACCGCACGCGCGGCCCGCTCGGCACGCTGCGCGGCCACGTCGCCCGCGCGAACCCGCACGCGTCGCTCGGCCCCGACACCGAGGCGCTGGTCATCTTCGCCGGGCCGCACGCGTACGTGACGCCGGAGTGGTACGCGTCGAAGCGGGAGCACGGGCGCGTGGTGCCGACGTGGAACTACGTCGCGGTGCACGCCACCGGCACGCTGCGGCTCGTCGACGACCTGGACGCCGTGCGCCGGCACGTGGCCGAGCTGACGGCGCGGCACGAGGCGTCGCGTGCGCACCCCTGGTCGATCGACGACACGCCGCCGGGCTACGTCGAGAAGCAGGCGCGCGACATCGTCGGCATGGAGCTCGAGATCGCGCGGCTCGAGGGGAAGTGGAAGATGAGCCAGAACCGCCCCGCGGCCGACATCGCCGGCGTGATCGACGGGCTGCGCGCGGAGGGCGAGGCGCGCGTCGCGGCGATCGTCGAGGCGCGCCGGCCGCCGTCGAAGCGTTAG
- a CDS encoding RNA polymerase sigma-70 factor: MSAAAPAAPEQDDRSLLERLRRDDTTAFDEIFRTWYAPLVRMADAMVHSRAIAEELVQDVMLELWRRRAHLAPDGSPQAYLFQSTRNRALNHLRHGRIVERTAPLVARESERFPTADGRVAEAEIQAALREAVDALPTRCRQVFEMSRVQGLKYGEIAQLLGVSVKAVEAQMGKALRTLRERLAPWMPNGDAL; encoded by the coding sequence ATGTCCGCTGCCGCGCCGGCCGCACCCGAGCAAGACGACCGAAGCCTCCTCGAGCGGCTGCGGCGCGACGACACGACCGCGTTCGACGAGATCTTCCGGACGTGGTACGCGCCGCTGGTGCGCATGGCGGACGCGATGGTGCACAGCCGGGCGATCGCCGAGGAGCTCGTGCAGGACGTGATGCTCGAGCTGTGGCGCCGCCGCGCGCACCTCGCCCCCGACGGCTCGCCGCAGGCGTACCTGTTCCAGTCGACGCGCAACCGGGCGCTGAACCACCTCCGCCACGGCCGCATCGTCGAGCGCACCGCGCCGCTCGTCGCGCGCGAGTCCGAGCGCTTCCCGACCGCCGACGGGCGCGTCGCCGAGGCGGAGATCCAGGCCGCGCTCCGCGAGGCGGTCGACGCGCTCCCCACGCGCTGCCGTCAGGTGTTCGAGATGAGCCGCGTGCAGGGGCTCAAGTACGGCGAGATCGCGCAGCTCCTCGGCGTCTCCGTGAAGGCCGTCGAGGCGCAGATGGGCAAGGCGCTCCGCACGCTGCGCGAGCGGCTCGCGCCGTGGATGCCGAACGGCGACGCGCTCTGA
- a CDS encoding FecR domain-containing protein has product MRGPTTIGDHSSPPEWETLARYLAGESPDDEAARVRAWLDAHPGDAALLRTLDGALDRLAVASAMEIDVEDALRQVAERRDNPDVLPLRPRPMPSALPAPRWRAHGLRAAAVLLVAATGAVVWRATRRTADGAAGSATTYATAAGRRDSVRLPDGSRVVLAPGSRLVVAAGYGAPARVVELTGEGYFDVRHDDAHTFTVRAAGTVIRDVGTTFTVRTGDGNGAPRVRVAVRSGAVLLDGDDDGAARGVVLHEGDVGVVQADGSTVARQGTSTDDDVAWTQGRLVFREAPLAEVRDELRRWYGIELRVADPAIAGRHLTASFAGDSADRVLHVLGLALGARVERRGDTAVVRAGTPR; this is encoded by the coding sequence ATGCGCGGTCCCACCACCATCGGCGACCACTCGTCTCCCCCCGAGTGGGAGACGCTCGCCCGCTATCTCGCCGGGGAGAGCCCGGACGACGAGGCGGCGCGCGTCCGGGCGTGGCTCGACGCGCATCCCGGGGATGCGGCGCTCCTCCGCACGCTCGACGGCGCGCTCGACCGGCTCGCCGTCGCGTCGGCGATGGAGATCGACGTCGAGGACGCGCTGCGCCAGGTGGCCGAGCGGCGCGACAACCCGGACGTGCTGCCGCTGCGCCCGCGGCCGATGCCCTCGGCGCTCCCGGCGCCCCGCTGGCGCGCGCATGGCCTGCGCGCGGCCGCGGTGCTGCTGGTCGCAGCGACGGGCGCGGTGGTGTGGCGGGCGACGCGGCGCACGGCCGACGGCGCGGCGGGGAGCGCGACGACCTACGCCACGGCCGCCGGCCGCCGCGACTCGGTGCGCCTCCCCGACGGGAGCCGCGTGGTCCTCGCGCCGGGCAGCCGCCTCGTCGTCGCGGCCGGCTACGGCGCGCCGGCGCGCGTCGTGGAGCTCACCGGCGAGGGCTACTTCGACGTGCGGCACGACGACGCGCACACGTTCACCGTGCGCGCGGCCGGTACGGTCATCCGTGACGTCGGCACGACGTTCACCGTGCGCACCGGGGACGGCAACGGCGCGCCGCGCGTGCGCGTGGCGGTGCGCAGCGGCGCGGTGCTGCTCGACGGCGACGACGACGGGGCGGCGCGCGGGGTGGTGCTGCACGAGGGAGACGTCGGCGTCGTGCAGGCCGACGGCAGCACGGTGGCGCGCCAGGGCACGTCGACGGACGACGACGTGGCGTGGACGCAGGGGCGGCTGGTGTTCCGCGAGGCACCGCTCGCCGAGGTGCGCGACGAGCTGCGGCGGTGGTACGGCATCGAGCTGCGGGTCGCCGACCCGGCGATCGCCGGCCGGCACCTCACCGCGTCGTTCGCCGGCGACTCGGCCGACCGAGTGCTGCACGTGCTCGGCCTCGCGTTAGGCGCCCGCGTCGAGCGGCGGGGAGACACGGCGGTCGTGCGGGCGGGGACGCCGCGGTGA